From the Bacteroidota bacterium genome, the window CTGTGATTTCAGTTTCTTTAAATTCTCTGAAAATTTCTTGGTTTCTTTTCCTTCTTTATCCATATCCATTGCTTTCTTATAAGTATCAAATGACTGCTGCAACGGATCTTCAACTATATTTTTAGTTACTTTCCAGGATTTTAAAGCTTTATTTTCAAAAATCACATTGACACGGGGATATACATAAATTTCCTTACCGGTTGTATCATGTTTAATCTCCTGGGGATCCTTAAATAAGAGTTTGAGCTCACTGCTGGACATCCCAAAACGTAAATATTGAACATTTACTTCTCCAATTTTCTGAAGTAAATCAGCTCTTTCAATCCAGGTTTTAACTTTGACATTTTGCTTAGGATTTTGCATGGCCTCATTACTTTTATTGTATTTTTTCTCCAGTGAAGAATAATCTAAAGCATCCGGAGAGGTAAATTGTTGGCCCATGGCACATAAAAAACTGCTAAAAAACAATATGCCCGTAAGTATTTTTTTCATGTTTTATAAAATTTAAATTAGTTTACAAATTTATTACTATTACTTTGAAATATCAAAATAAATCCCGGGGATAAAATTTCTGTAAATCAAATTTTTATCTCTATTTTTTATCTCTATTCATTTATCCTCTTAGAATGTTAAATATTTTCTGAAGAATCTATGTTCTCACCTTCCACCGGATCAACGCCTTCTTCCCCGCCTTCATTTTCTTCCTCGCCGGCCTGAACCAGAGATACAGCAGCTATAGAATCATTTCCCCTTAAGTTGATGAGCCGTACTCCCTGTGTGGCACGTCCGGAAACACGCAGGTCCTTGACGGCCACCCGAATTGCCAGTCCGGATTTATTGATAATCATCAGGTCATCATCGTCGGTCACAGACTTTATGGCAATCAGATTACCGGTCTTGTCGGTTATATTGAGGGTCTTGACGCCTTTCCCGCCACGATTGGTGATTCGGTAATCCCCCACTTTAGAACGTTTTCCATATCCATTTTCAGAAACGACCAGGACATCCTGGTTTTCGCTTTCAATACAAACCATGCCGATCACCTGATCGTTTCCGGTGTCAAAGGAAATACCTTTAACCCCTGAGGCTGTACGTCCCATCGGCCTTACTTTTTCTTCAGGGAAACGAAGTGCTTTACCGGACCGGATCGCCAAAATAATATTATTTTTCCCGTTGGTAAGTTTTGCTTCCAGCAGGGTATCCCCTTCCCTGACATTTATGGCGTTAATGCCTTTTTGCCTTGTATGCGAATAAGCCTCCAGCGAAGTCTTTTTAATGATCCCATGCTGTGTACAAAGAACAATGAAGTTGTTATTGATATATTCTTCATTTTCCAGGCTCTTCACATTAACAAATGCTTTAATGGTATCATCCTGCTCAATATTGATAATATTCTGAATAGCACGTCCTTTCGATGCACGCGAACCTTCTGGTATATCGTAAACTTTCAGCCAGAAGCACTTGCCTTTCTCGGTGAAGAAAAGCATAGTATTATGCATGGTGGCAGAGAACATACTCTCAATGAAATCTTCATCACGCGATGCACTCCCCTTCATTCCTTTCCCTCCGCGGTTCTGTGTTTTAAATTCCGTGGAAGGTGTACGTTTGATATAACCCAAATGAGATATGGTAATGACCATCTCATCATCGGCATAAAAATCTTCAGGGATAAATTCTTCGGCACTGCGAATAATTTCCGTCTTTCGTTCATCACCATATTTTTCTTTGATTTCGCGAAGTTCGTCTTTGATGATCTGCATGCGCAAAGATTCGTCAGCCAGTATTTCTTTCAGATGGGCAATCAATTTAACCAATTCGTCGTATTCCTCCTTGATCTTCTGTCTTTCCAATCCTACCAGCCTTTGCAGACGCATATCCAGAATTGCCTTTGCCTGAATTTCGGTAAGCTGGAAATTGTTCATCAAACCGCTTTGAGCTTCATCCGGAGTTTGGGAAGCGCGAATCAAAGCAATTACTTCATCCAGATGATCAAGGGCAATCAACAATCCCAGGAGAATATGCGCTTTCTTTTCTGCCTGCTCCAAGTCAAATTGCGTCCTGCGGATAATAACATTCTGGCGGTGTTTTACAAAATTGTCGATCAGCTGGATAACATTTAATGTCTTAGGTTTCCCATTGACCAGGGCAACATTATTAACATTAAAGGAAGTTTGAAGTTGGGTATGTTTATAAAGGTTGTTGAGAACAACATTGGCTACGGCTTCCTTTTTCAATATGATCACAATGCGCATTCCTTCACGGTCGGACTCGTCGTTGATATATGCAATGCCTTCCATGGTTTTTTCATTGATCATATCGGCAATAGATTTGATCAGCTCTGCCTTGTTGACCATGTAAGGGATTTCAGTGACGACAATCTTTCCACGACCACTGGGAGTTGTTTCAACTTCACACTTTGAACGGATAATGATTTTTCCGCGTCCGGTTTCAAAAGCTTCCCTTACTCCCTGATAGCCATAAATAATACCACCAGTGGGAAAATCAGGAGCTTTGATATAATGCATCAATTCATCAATGGTAATTTCAGGCTTATCAATAAATGCAATAATGGCATCGCAGGTTTCAGAAAGATTGTGCGGAGGCATATTGGTAGCCATCCCCACAGCAATACCCGAAGTACCATTTACCAGCAACAAAGGAATACGTGTCGGCAAAACAGTAGGTTCCTGTAAGGTATCATCGAAATTATTCTGAAAATTAACCGTATTTTTATCGATATCTGCCAGCGTTTCCTCGGCAATTTTGGTCAGGCGGGCTTCAGTATAACGCATAGCAGCAGGACTATCCCCATCAACCGAACCGAAATTACCCTGCCCGTCAACCAGGCAGTAACGCATCATCCATTCCTGAGCCATACGGACCATGGCATAGTATACAGAACTATCGCCATGAGGATGGAATTTACCCAGAACCTCTCCCACTATCCTGGCCGACTTTTTTGTCGGCCTGTTCGACAAATTCCCCAATTCGTACATCCCGAATAAAACCCTCCGGTGTACAGGCTTCAATCCATCCCGCACATCAGGTAACGCTCTTGAAACAATAACCGACATTGAATAATCAATGTAGGCCGATTTCATCTCTTCCTCAATGTTAATTTTTATTATTTTTTCTCCTTCTGCCATATTTTGATTTATTTCTTTGATACTCAATATTTTACTGAATATTTTTTGATAAAAACGAGTACTAAAATAGACATTTTTTATGGAATATCCTTGTATTTTTTTTGAATTAATATTCACTGACCATAATCTGTATCAGCTAATTTATGATATAAATATTATTGCTATATTTGCCAAAATGTTACTATCTTGTTTTCACTAAGCAAGACTAAATTATGGATGCAAAATTTTCACAAAGAGTCAAAGATGTGTTATCGTATAGCAAAGAAGAAGCTGTACGTTTAGGAAACCCTTATATAGGAACCGAACACCTGTTTTTAGGTATTCTAAGAGATGGTGAAGGAGTTGCTGTGGATATTCTGGTTTCGTTGGGTGCCGATCTGTTCGATTTAAAACGTTCTATTGAGGATACAATCAAAGGTGACAACATAATCAAAATACCGGAAACAGAAAATCTTCCTTTGCTAAAACCTGCTGAAAAAGTTTTAAAACTTATCTACTTAGAGGCCAGGTCATTGAAAGATGAGACCATTGATACCGGCCATCTGCTGTTGGCTATATTAAAGGATG encodes:
- the gyrA gene encoding DNA gyrase subunit A, translated to MAEGEKIIKINIEEEMKSAYIDYSMSVIVSRALPDVRDGLKPVHRRVLFGMYELGNLSNRPTKKSARIVGEVLGKFHPHGDSSVYYAMVRMAQEWMMRYCLVDGQGNFGSVDGDSPAAMRYTEARLTKIAEETLADIDKNTVNFQNNFDDTLQEPTVLPTRIPLLLVNGTSGIAVGMATNMPPHNLSETCDAIIAFIDKPEITIDELMHYIKAPDFPTGGIIYGYQGVREAFETGRGKIIIRSKCEVETTPSGRGKIVVTEIPYMVNKAELIKSIADMINEKTMEGIAYINDESDREGMRIVIILKKEAVANVVLNNLYKHTQLQTSFNVNNVALVNGKPKTLNVIQLIDNFVKHRQNVIIRRTQFDLEQAEKKAHILLGLLIALDHLDEVIALIRASQTPDEAQSGLMNNFQLTEIQAKAILDMRLQRLVGLERQKIKEEYDELVKLIAHLKEILADESLRMQIIKDELREIKEKYGDERKTEIIRSAEEFIPEDFYADDEMVITISHLGYIKRTPSTEFKTQNRGGKGMKGSASRDEDFIESMFSATMHNTMLFFTEKGKCFWLKVYDIPEGSRASKGRAIQNIINIEQDDTIKAFVNVKSLENEEYINNNFIVLCTQHGIIKKTSLEAYSHTRQKGINAINVREGDTLLEAKLTNGKNNIILAIRSGKALRFPEEKVRPMGRTASGVKGISFDTGNDQVIGMVCIESENQDVLVVSENGYGKRSKVGDYRITNRGGKGVKTLNITDKTGNLIAIKSVTDDDDLMIINKSGLAIRVAVKDLRVSGRATQGVRLINLRGNDSIAAVSLVQAGEEENEGGEEGVDPVEGENIDSSENI